The DNA region AATGTTAACTTAATATTGGCAAGTTAAAATAATGTTAAGTTTATAAAATTATTACTTTTGATGAATTTATAGTTTAAAATGAAGAAAAAAAACATAAAAATATTGTTGGTAGATGATGAACCAGATGTCCTAGAAATAGTTGGTTATAATTTAATAAACGAAGGCTATCAAATTTTTACAGCTAATAATGGATTAGAAGCTATCGATAAAGCTAAAGAGGTAATCCCACATTTAATTCTTTTAGATGTAATGATGCCTAAAATGGATGGTGTTGAGGCTTGCGAAAAAATTAGAAAAATTGATAAACTGAGAGATGTTATTGTAGCCTTTTTCACTGCTAGAGGTGAGGATTATTCTCAATTGGCTGGTTTTGATGCAGGTGCTGATGATTATATAACCAAACCTGTAAAACCCAAAGTGCTGGTAAGTAAAGTTAACTCATTGTTAAGACGTGTAAGGCAAAATGAAGAAGAGATAAAGACTATCATAACCATCGGAGATATTACTATTAATAGGGAAGAGTATTTTGTCCAAAAAAACAAAACAAAGATAATTTTGCCTCGTAAAGAGTTTGAATTAATGGCTTTGTTGGCTTCCAAACCAAATAAGGTTTTTGAACGCGATGTTATTTTACATAGCGTTTGGGGCAATGATGTTGTAGTTGGTGGCAGAACTATAGACGTTCATATTAGAAAACTTAGAGAAAAAATAGGTGACAACTATTTTAAAACAGTTAAAGGGGTTGGTTATAAATTTACTACTAAGTGAAGCCAAAACAAACATATAAATTTGCATTTAAGTCCTCTTTATACATTGCATTTTTCTCATTTCTTGTCGCCTTAGGGTTAGCATATTTTTTAACTCAAAAGATTAATTTACTTGTTAATGTACTTGCCGCATTTGCTATTTTCATTTTTTCATTTCTTGTTATACAATATAGAGTAGAGCATTTTATTTATAAAAGAGTAAAGAAAATATATGAAGATGTTTCTATGTCTAAAATGGACAACCTAGACAAGAAAAATATTACAACCGATATGGAAACATTATCTAAAAGAGTAAAGAAATTTGCCGAAGATAAACACTTAGAAATAGAAATGTTACAACTAAGAGAGGAGTATAGAAGAGAGTTTTTAGGAAATGTTTCGCATGAGCTAAAAACACCGTTATTCACTGTTCAAGGGTATTTGTTAACCTTGTCAGATGGGGCTATTAATGATAAATTAATTAGGGACAAATACTTAAAAAGAGCTAATATTGGTTTGGAAAGGTTGGTTAGTATAGTTGAAGATTTAGATATGATTAATCAATTAGAATCTGGAAACCTAAACTTGTCAATTAAGCAGTTTGATATTGTTAAGCTAATTAAAAATGTATTTGAATTGTTAGAATTCAAGGCTAAAAAACGAAATATTTCATTGCAACTTGATAAGATATATAACACACCCATTTTAGTTAAAGCTGATAGAAAACGTATTGAACAAGTAGTTACAAATTTAATTGAGAATTCAATTAAATATGGTAAAATTGAGAGTAAAAACACCGTAAGTATTAAAAACTATTCAGATTCTCAAATTATAATTGACATTAACGATGAAGGTGATGGTATACCTGAGCACAATCTTCCAAGAATATTTGAGCGTTTTTATAGAGTAGAACAAAGCAGATCTAGAGAGCAGGGCGGTTCAGGATTAGGTTTGTCTATTGTAAAACATATTATTGAAGCACATCAGCAAAAGGTATTTGCTAAAAGTGAATTGGGCAAAGGCTCTACATTTTCGTTTACTTTAGAAAAGTTTAAATAAATCAGAATTAAATTTGTCTTCTTTTGCTTTGGAGTTTGCAGGTTTAAAACCTTTATACTCATCTACCAAATTAAGCATTTCAATTTTAAAATCATCTTGCTTTGCGTAAGGGGCAATATTCAAATTAGATATCCTATCAGCTAAATATTCCTGTTCATATTGTCCTGGAGTAGGTATAAAAAATGCCTTTTTACCCAACTTAGCTAAATCCAACAATGTTGAATAACCAGATCTTGCTAAAACGACTTCACTTTCATTAATGGTTTGTTCCAATTCTTGACTTAACATATAGTCGACTATGGTAACGTTACCGTTAATTTCAGAGATTTTTTTATCGGTAAACAAACCTCTAACCAATATTATTTTTTTAGGATAGTTTTCAAGTTGGGCTATAAGTAATTCTTCTAAAAAACTACGTTGAGGTTCTGGACCGGACAGGACAACAGCCAAATCGTATTTTTTGGAAATTTTCCTTTTTTCAAATCTACTTATAGCACCAACATATTTAATATTCAACTTATCATTTTTTGTTAAGGATAATTTTCCTGTAAGTTGCAAATCATCAATGTCAGGAATCCAACACTGATCAAATTTTTCAATGATTTTTTGATGTATTTTTGAAGTAACCGCAGTTGTATTGCCTGACAGCACGTTAATTTGATGTGTAATATAGACCGATGGGACTTCAGACAGTCGCACTCCGAACCTATTATCAGAAATAATGCCCGAAAGCTTTTCATTTTTGTGTATATCACCAACTATTTTTTGCTCTTTGATACTTGCTTTAATAATAGTTGGACCACCCAAAAGTAACTGCAATTTTTGTGAGTTTCCCTTGCTGTAGCTGATATTGTAACTTGGGAGTTTGTACGATTTTAATTCTGGAAATTCTTTTTGAAGAAAGGTTAATGCAGCACCATCACTTGCCATAATAGGGGTGAAGTTGTTTTTAACTAAGGCCTTAATAATAGGTATGCAACGACTTGCATGGCCTAAGCCCCAATTTAAAGGTGCAACCAGTATTTTTTTCATTTTTTATGTAAGAACTTAGAAGGAGTTTCTGCCTCCTTCTGGGTATGCTATATTAAATCAAAGCCAATATCCTTTCGGTAATTCATGCTATCCCAATGGATATGGTCAATACTATCATAAGATTTTTTGAGGGCTTCTTCAATGGTATTACCAAAAGAGGTTATGGCCATGACACGACCGCCGTTGGTTACTATTTTATCATCTTTTGTCGTTGTCCCAGCATGAAAAACGGTTGAATTCTTTACCTTTTCCAACCCTAATATTTCTTTTCCTTTTTCATAACTTTCAGGATAACCTCCAGCAACTAACATTACGGTTGTAGCTGTTTGTGGATTAACCAAAAATGACTTTTCATGCAAGTTTTGATTGGCTACACCTTCAAATAATTCTAAAAGATCAGATTCTATTCTCGGTAACACCACTTCGGTTTCGGGATCGCCCATCCTTACGTTGTATTCCACTACAAAAGGGTCTCCTTTTATATTCATCAATCCAATAAAGATAAATCCACGGTAATCAATACCGTCTTTTTGTAAGCCGTTTATTGTAGGTTTAATTACACGTTCTTCAACTTTATGTAGGAAGTTTTCATCCGCAAACGGAACGGGAGATATAGCTCCCATGCCACCTGTATTTAATCCGGTATCACCTTCGCCAATTCGTTTATAATCTTTTGCCGATGGTAGAATTTTGTAACTCTTTCCATCAGTCAATACAAAAACGGAGAGTTCAATGCCATCCAAAAATTCCTCTATGACCACTTTGCTTGAAGCTTGGCCAAATTTTTGATTTGTAAGCATGTCGGTGAGTTCTGTTTTTGCCTCTTTAAGTGAATTTAAGATCAAAACGCCTTTTCCTCCAGCTAAACCGTCCGCTTTCAGTACATATGGAGGGTTTAAATTATCTAAGAAATTTTTGCCACCTTCCAAGGTCTCCTTGGTAAAAGATTTATATTTTGCTGTAGGAATACAGTGTTTTTCCATAAAGATTTTGGAAAAATCCTTACTACCCTCTAAGGTTGCTCCGTCTCTTTTAGGACCGATAACCGGAATATTTTGCAATTGCCCATCCTCCAAGAAAAAATCGTGTACACCAGCTACTAATGGTGCCTCAGGTCCAACAACAACCATATTTATTTTTTCGGAAATTACCAACTGCTTAACGGCATGGAAATCCGTTGAATCCAAGGCAATGTTTTTAGCAATTGACGCTGTACCTGCATTACCAGGAGCTACAAAAAGTTGGTTTATTTTTTTACTTTCTGAAAGTTTAGCAGCAAAAGCGTGTTCTCTTCCTCCAGAACCTAAAATCAAAATGTTCATTTTTTTCGTTTTTTAATATTCCATTTGTAAAAATACTGAAATACAGAAATGGTATGATAGGTAAATAATTTTAAATTTTTTAATGATCGCTTTTTAAGTACATGGACAATTTCCACATCGGGAAAATACAGTTTTTTAAATCCATGCTCATCCATTTTTTTACAAATATCGACATCTTCCATGTATAAAAAATACCTTTCGTCAAATCCTTTTAGTTTAATAAATACTTCCGTTTTAAATAACAGAAAACATCCATGTAAAAAATCAGGTTCAAAGGGCTGAGATAAATCGCTATCTCTATACTCACCTTCTTTAATAATTGAAGGGAAAACACTATTTAAAAAAGAAATTCTTCTTATAATTAATTCAGATAACGTTGGATATTTTCTACTTGTATATTGATGGTCTCCATTAGGAAATAATACCCTTGGGGATATCATTGCCGTTTTTTTATTTTCTTTAATTTTATCAATTAAGTTGGGAATTACATGAGGTTGAAAAGTAACATCAGGGTTTAAAACCAAATGATAATTAGAAAGATTTTTTATAGTATTAATTACTTTGTTGTGGGCTGCACCAAAACCAATGTTTTTGCCTATAAAGATGTAATCAATATCAGGGTGTATGAATTTTTCTTTTAACACATTCGTGGGTGAATTATCTACCAAAAATAATTTTTTAGACTGGGTAATACCCATAAAACTATCAATTGTCTTTGAAAGTTCAGCTACATTCTCATTGTATAAAACAATTGTAGCGGTTATAGTTTTATTTTTAGTGCTTTTGGCCATTAGTAGTTGCTTAATACGCTCTTTCTTCTAATTTAAAAAGGTTTAAGATGGTTTGAAATATAATTTTTAAATCTAAAAAAAATGACCAATTTTCAATATAATAAATATCTAAGCGTATCCTGTTTTCCATGTCTTTTTTATTTTGTATTTCACCTCTATATCCTCTTGCTTGTGCCAAACCAGTAATACCAGGTTTTACAAAATGCCTAACCATATATTTATCAATTTCTTTAGAATATTTTTTAGTATGTATTAGCATATGCGGTCTAGGACCAACCACACTCATATCACCAATAAGAACGTTAAAAAATTGTGGAAGCTCATCAATACTGGTTTTTCGAATAAACCTGCCCACTTTGGTAATTCGCCGGTCTTCTTTTTGTACTTGGACAATGTTAGCTTCTCGATTCATCTTCATGGAACGAAATTTATAACAATAAAAAACATTACCGTCTAACCCATCTCTTTCTTGCTTAAAAAATAAAGGGCCTTTTGATTCTAGTTTAATAATTATAAATAATATAGGTATAAGCCAAGTCATTACAAATATGATTATAAACAATGCAAAAACAATGTCAAAAATTCGTTTAATATATCTGATAATGGGCTTGTCAAATGGCAATTTTCTCAATGAAAGAACAGGGGTGTAATCAAAATACTCCAAGAACATTTCTTTACTAAATACATCTGTTACATCAGGAATCAATTTGAAAATTATCAGATTGTTTTCAGCAAAGTCAATAAATTTTTTAATTTGTTTTTGGCTCAATTCTGTGGTAGAACAATAAAGCTCATGTATCCCTTCACTTTTAATATAGTCAAAAGCATCGTTTATTTGACCTAAGTAGTTCTTTTGATTAGAGTTTTTATCTGAAAAATACCCCAATAATCTATAACCATATTCTGATCGTTCATTCAAAAAGCTAATAATTTTTTTTACATTTTCATTTTCACCAATAACAACTACTTTTCTATAATTACCTCCACCAACTCTATATTTTTTTAGAGCAAATAAAAACAACGTTCTAAAAAATGCAATTAAAATATATACAATAAGTAATATTTTAAGGTGATAAACAGTAACGCCAATTGTGTTAAAAACATTAATAAAGGCAAAATATGCCAAAGAAAAAATAATAATTTGACTAAAAAAACGAGTAATTACTTTTGGAGCTTTTAAAAGACGATGAAAGTTGTAAAATTTAGTAAAATAGCTAATACACAACCAACTGAAATTTATATAAAGAAGATGATAAAATTCAATTTTTTCTCTAAAAAAATAATACAGAATACCATTTATTATGATTAAATGGGCTAATGCTGATATGGGTTTTATAAATTTAGAGTATCTTTTTTTTTGTAACGGCATTAGTTCAGTTTAGCTCGTCAAAATTAAAGCTATTTTTATGATTTTTAATGTTGATAAAGGCAAAAAAGTTGATAATTAAGGAAAATAAGATTACACCTGACTGTTGTTCTAGAATGTTATCAAATAGCATAAGTATACTAAAGAATGATAATAGACTGAAGAAAAGTATGTTTTTTTGACCTAATGCTAGTTTAAAATTAACAAAAAGAAATAGGAAAAAGATGATAAGTCCAATTATTCCACAATCCAACCAAACACCAAGATATTGATTATGAGAATGATAAGATTTTTCCAATAATACATCTGAAGTTTGTGCGTAACAGTTGGCCAATTCATTTCTTACATCACCAATGCCATGACCAAATATGGGTTTTTCTTTTATCTTTTCGATGGCACATTTATAAATGCCAAAACGGATACTTGTAGAATTTGTATTTTCAATCTGGTTATAACTACGAGCAATAAAAACTTCTTTAAATCTTTTTTGAGTTACTGGTGCAACTAAAATCATTAACCCAACTGCTACTAGCCCAATCAGTACATATTTTTTCTGTTTTAGGCTTTTCACCCGATATACCATATAAACTACTGATGCTAAAACTAAAGCCAATAAAACCCCTTTTCTTGATAGGAATAAAAGCATGGAAAACAATAGGAATATCCCAACGAGTATCCCCATTTTATGCAATTTTCTTTTTAAAGTAAAAAGTAATTCTATCCCAAATAAAACTGAAATTGAAATAAACAAAGATGCATATATAGGGTGCTGACTTATGCCCCACATTTCGTGATTAAGGTGCGAATAATATAAATTAATATTCGTGTTTTGAGTTAGAAACCCAAGTTGATAAAAAAACAGTAGAATTAGATAGCAGTAAATAATTGAAACAACAAAATAGGTTGTTAAAAACAATCGGATTTGTTTAGGTGTAATATAAATCTTTGTAGTTGAAACCAAACCAAAAAGTATTGGAAAAATCAAAATAGAAAGCCTAGTTGTTAGGGTTTTATCAATATCTACAAAATTGTCAGTAAAAAATAGGCTTAGAATATAAAGTATGTACAAAGAGGCATAAAAAATAACTTTTTTAAAATTAAACGCTTGCTTTTTATTAGTAATAAAAGTGAAAAGAGCAATTGCAAAAAGTAAAATTACAGGCAATCCTTTTAGCCTATTGGGTGTTATGGGGAAAAAGGCAAAAAGTAGCAATCCATACAAAAAGAGGTTCTTTACTTTTTTCATTTAATTTGAACTTTCAATAACTTTATCAAAACTCACCTTAAAATCACTTAATATTTTTTGGCTAGAAAAATGAGTAGTAACATATTCTCTTGCATTTACACCCAATTCAGTTCCAAGTGCTGTATTATACATTAATTTTTCAATTGTAAATAAAACACCTTTTAAGTCATCTGATTTAAAATAATATCCGCCTTTGGATTCTTGTATTACTTCAGCAACCTCTGATTCTAGATTCCCAGTTATTATAGATGGTTTTTGACTAGCCATCATGGCTAAAATTTTAGAGGGCATAACTGTGTCAATACTATTTTCTTTTTGAAATAAGATATGAACGTCTGCACTACATAATAAATCAGAAAGTTCTCGATAAGAAACAGGATCATAGCATTTTACATGATTAAGCTTATGTAATTCTAAAATTAGCTTATCTTTTTTGGCACCATCTCCAACTACTACAAGTTCAACATTATTAAATCTTTTAAGCTCTTCGGCAAATTTTAAAAAGAAGTCCCAATCTTGTTTTTCACCTATATTGCCAGAATATAAAATTTTAAATTTATCGGATGACAAATATTTATGTTTCTGGTTTTTTTCAGGACCAATAAAATCAATATCTACCCAGTTTGGTAATAAATGGGTAGAAATATTTTTTGATTTTCTTTTAACTTTATTATACATGGCATTACTAATGGTGCTAATGGCATCTGCACGATTCAAGAGAAACCTTTCTATTTTGAACAATATTTTTAAAAAGAGATTGTTTTTCTTGATTAGATTTGATTCAATTGCGGCGTCTAACTCAAAATCTTGAATGTGAACCCACAATTTAGCTCTTTTTAATTTAGACAATAGTTTAGCAGGAATAATAGTGCTTGTAAATGGTATGATACATAGCACTAAATCAGTTTTCTTAATTTTTAAGATATTTATTAAACTTCCTAAAGTAAAATCAATTAAATGCAGAACTCTTTTAAAAAATGTGGGATTATTGGGGACATATTGTTTATATCGATAAACTTTAATGTTATTTATTGTTTCTTTAATAAACCTACTCTTTTTTAGATAATTTTTATTTATTTCCCATGCAGGATAATAGGGAAAACCAGTAATTATATTAACTTCAAATCCATTTTCAGATAAGTATTCTGCCAACTGTGTTGTGTATAAACCTATGGCAGTATCTTCAGGGTAGTAATTGACACCAATAATTGTGATCGTTTTATTCAAGCCGTTTTTTTATTGGTTTTGAAGGGTTTCCATAACAAACCCAGCCTTCAGGCATATCTTCAAAAACGTTACTTCTTGCTCCAATAACACATTGCTTATTAACTTTTACACCTGGAGCAACAAAGACGTCAGTAGCTAACCAACATTCATCAGATATCTCAATTCTTTCTTCAAAAATTGGAAAATCGACTTTTGTATAATCGTGTGATGCTGCACATAAATAAGATTTTTGAGAAATAACGGTATTTGAACCTATGATTATTTCGCCAAGGCTATATAATACAACATTATCTCCAATCCAGCTATAATCTCCAATTTGTATTTTCCACGGATAGGTTATTGTTGCAGATGGCCTTATAATAACTTTTTTCCCAATTTTAGCTCCAAATAACCTCAATAAAAATCTACGCCAACCATACAAAAATTGTGGTGATAGTTTGAAAAACAATGCATTGACAAACCTCCATAACTGCACGGTAAGAATACTTTTACCCCTGAAATTAGATGGGAGTTTGAAAAGATTTAGGTTCTGCATTATATTTAGTCTTCAAAGATATTTATTAGTGATTGTAAGAATACTTTTTCTGTAAAATTATTTTTAATATAATTAAAGTTATTAATCATAAGAGGTTCAAATTTAATCAAATTATCAGACACTATTTTTAATTTGTCTGCTATGTCTTCGGGTGAGTTTTTCTTTATATAAAAACCGTTTTTGTCGGAAAAAAAATCGGAAATTCCAGCGTGATTGGTTGTTAAGATTAGGTTTCCTGTTGCCATTGCCTCTAACAATGATATGGGTTGACCTTCCATTTTATAATAGGTTGGGAAGACAAACACATTAGATTCCAACAATAGTTTTTTCTTGTTTTCTCCCTTAACTACTCCTAAATAATCACAATTTTTAATTTTTGAAATTCTATTTAAAATTTCATCTTTTGTATTGTTAGCTATATTTCCAGCAAATTGAGCTGTAAATTTTATTTTTCTTTGTTGTAATATTTCCAAAGCATTCAACAAATCGAAAACACCTTTCTCGGTCATTAAATTACTAAGATAAACTATTCTTAACTCATCTTTGTATTTATTAAAAATGTTTTCATTGGTATTTTCAAGTAAATAATTATCGACATAATTATTTAAAATAGATATTTTCTGATTTGGTAAAAAAGGAGTGAGATTATCTTTTAATTTTTCTGACAAAACAATGCCTTTATCGGCTTTTTTTAAAATATTATAAAATATCTTTTTCTTAAGCCCTGATAGTAAATCGTATTGCGTCTTTAAATAATTACCATGTATATGAACAATAACTTTTTTATTTAAAAGTTTTGCAAAATAGATAAACGGTGCATATTTTAAAACACCATAAAAAGTTTGCCCAATAGTTAAATAAACGATATCAACTTTTATTATTTTATATAAGTAAAAGTAATTTATTAATTGACTAATTATTTTTGTAAAAGAAAATTTTCCAACTTTTTCAGTAAAAATGTTCCCTGAAGTGTTTAAATATGTAACGTTAATATTATACTTTACAGGTAATTCGTTAATAATTTTATCATTACAAATACTAACACCAGTTATGGGAGGTGATAAAGGGCCAATTAATAATAATGTTTTACTCATATAATACATTTTGATTTCTTTTCATAGCCATAGTTACCCAAAAGAGTGCTGAAGTCCAAAGAAATGAAGCCGCAGGAATTGAATATATGAAGATTAATACAAAGAGTATATTCCAAAAATTATGAATAGTGCTTGAGCCATAACGGATACTTTTTTTTATTGAGTTAAAGAAATCTACAATCAATAAAATCATAATAATTAGACCTAAAAATCCATATTTATGAATAAAAGCAAATGGCAATAGATGTATATTATGGATGGATTTTTCTCCCAACAAGGCTGAGCTAATAACAGCATTGTCTATAAAATATTTTCCATCAATTACCCCACCCAAGCCTGAGCCAAAAATAAAAGAAAATATATTTTCTGTCCATAAAGAAATTACTATCTGAGCCTCAATTAAGCGTTGAGATACAGATATATGGTAAGGGCTGGAATAATCTATACCTTCATTAATAATATCTAGCATTTGGCTTAGCCTAAAATAGATTTCAGAATTTTCAGAGAAAAAATTTAGAGAAAGAGTTATGATTTCTTGATAAGTCGTCAGTATTAAGATTAAAATTAAAGTGATAATAATGATACGATCCAATTTTTTAAAATATATAGATAATCTGTAAATAAAATATAATAATAGCATTGCCATAAAAACCAATAGCAAAGCTCTATTTGAATTAGATACTTCTAAAAAAAAAGGAATTAGGGCTATGATGGATTTCAAATATTTTTTTTCAATCAAATAAAAATAAGACAAGCTTATTAAAACTATAAATAAAATAGACGGGACTGTTAAGTCAAAAAGTATTACCAGATAACTTAAAATAATAATTACAGTTGCATACCAGTTAATTGTGTCAAAATCTAACTTTTTTTTAAATTTTAACATATTGGAAATTATAATGTATATCAATATTCCAAATGCAATATATACAAAATCAGCTATTAAATAAACTAATGGGTTTGCCAGCAAAATACCGTATAACAGCTCTATACAAGTAAATCCGAACCATAAAGATACAATTATGTCCTCAATAAACATGACACTTGTATTCTTTAAAGTCAATTTTTTTAAAAGAATTTCAGTAAGAAAATAGAAAAAAGTAAAAATAATATTCGACAGTCTATAATAGGGAATTGCCGCAAAACCTGATATACCAAATAGATCAAAAACCTGTATGGCTATTATTTGAAAAATAAATAATGAAACTATATAATTAAATATCTTATTATTTATTTTTTTTACTTTCAAAAGCACTTATTTTATTGAATTAGTAAATATTTTACGCTTAAAAGTATAATATAACCTGATGCTAACTAGGGCAAAATCAGAAATAATCCTTAAATAGACTAAATTCCAGAAAGTAACTTTGTCTAACACTGTTAAAATTGCCACAAAGGCAATATACAAAATGGACGATAGAATTAAAGAATAATTGAATTCTTTATGGAAATCAAATGCAACAAGCGTACAAGTGCCCAACATAAAAGTAACGGCAACCATTGGGGTAATTAAAGCCAAAGCCCTTAAAACATCTGCATATTTTGTCATTTCCTGCCCACCGAACAGACCCAACAATTGTTCAGAAAACTGATAGAGAACTGCCATAAAAATAAGCCCTAATACAAAACTGCCCCAAATTAATTTTTTTAATACATTTTTATTTTTATTTCGCGATATGGTAGGAAATACGGCCTGTTGCAACATATCAAACGGAATAATGGATACTAGCACTATTTTTAGTGCTACATCAAAACCCGTAACATAATCCATTGTAAAATAAATTCCGATTAAAAAAATGGTGGCAAAGTTAAAGGTAAGTGATAAAAATCGACCTAAAAAGAACATATAAGCCTCTTGGACAAATTGTCTTAACACCTCAAATTTGACCCGTATAAATTTAAAATTATACTTTTTTAACAGGGTAACATAACCCAAAAAACCCATAATACTATTGGAAATGACAATTAGTATGACATGAAGTATTAGATCACTACTCGATTTAACCAATAAAATAGTACCTATTATCAACAATACCCTTGAAAACACTACGATAAATGTGGCGGGTTTTAACTTTTCAATGCCCTGAAAATACCATATTGGAAAAAACACTTCGCCAATACCCATTAACAACATCAAAAA from Aureibaculum sp. 2308TA14-22 includes:
- a CDS encoding response regulator transcription factor, whose translation is MKKKNIKILLVDDEPDVLEIVGYNLINEGYQIFTANNGLEAIDKAKEVIPHLILLDVMMPKMDGVEACEKIRKIDKLRDVIVAFFTARGEDYSQLAGFDAGADDYITKPVKPKVLVSKVNSLLRRVRQNEEEIKTIITIGDITINREEYFVQKNKTKIILPRKEFELMALLASKPNKVFERDVILHSVWGNDVVVGGRTIDVHIRKLREKIGDNYFKTVKGVGYKFTTK
- a CDS encoding sensor histidine kinase is translated as MKPKQTYKFAFKSSLYIAFFSFLVALGLAYFLTQKINLLVNVLAAFAIFIFSFLVIQYRVEHFIYKRVKKIYEDVSMSKMDNLDKKNITTDMETLSKRVKKFAEDKHLEIEMLQLREEYRREFLGNVSHELKTPLFTVQGYLLTLSDGAINDKLIRDKYLKRANIGLERLVSIVEDLDMINQLESGNLNLSIKQFDIVKLIKNVFELLEFKAKKRNISLQLDKIYNTPILVKADRKRIEQVVTNLIENSIKYGKIESKNTVSIKNYSDSQIIIDINDEGDGIPEHNLPRIFERFYRVEQSRSREQGGSGLGLSIVKHIIEAHQQKVFAKSELGKGSTFSFTLEKFK
- a CDS encoding glycosyltransferase encodes the protein MKKILVAPLNWGLGHASRCIPIIKALVKNNFTPIMASDGAALTFLQKEFPELKSYKLPSYNISYSKGNSQKLQLLLGGPTIIKASIKEQKIVGDIHKNEKLSGIISDNRFGVRLSEVPSVYITHQINVLSGNTTAVTSKIHQKIIEKFDQCWIPDIDDLQLTGKLSLTKNDKLNIKYVGAISRFEKRKISKKYDLAVVLSGPEPQRSFLEELLIAQLENYPKKIILVRGLFTDKKISEINGNVTIVDYMLSQELEQTINESEVVLARSGYSTLLDLAKLGKKAFFIPTPGQYEQEYLADRISNLNIAPYAKQDDFKIEMLNLVDEYKGFKPANSKAKEDKFNSDLFKLF
- the purD gene encoding phosphoribosylamine--glycine ligase, with translation MNILILGSGGREHAFAAKLSESKKINQLFVAPGNAGTASIAKNIALDSTDFHAVKQLVISEKINMVVVGPEAPLVAGVHDFFLEDGQLQNIPVIGPKRDGATLEGSKDFSKIFMEKHCIPTAKYKSFTKETLEGGKNFLDNLNPPYVLKADGLAGGKGVLILNSLKEAKTELTDMLTNQKFGQASSKVVIEEFLDGIELSVFVLTDGKSYKILPSAKDYKRIGEGDTGLNTGGMGAISPVPFADENFLHKVEERVIKPTINGLQKDGIDYRGFIFIGLMNIKGDPFVVEYNVRMGDPETEVVLPRIESDLLELFEGVANQNLHEKSFLVNPQTATTVMLVAGGYPESYEKGKEILGLEKVKNSTVFHAGTTTKDDKIVTNGGRVMAITSFGNTIEEALKKSYDSIDHIHWDSMNYRKDIGFDLI
- a CDS encoding glycosyltransferase family 2 protein gives rise to the protein MAKSTKNKTITATIVLYNENVAELSKTIDSFMGITQSKKLFLVDNSPTNVLKEKFIHPDIDYIFIGKNIGFGAAHNKVINTIKNLSNYHLVLNPDVTFQPHVIPNLIDKIKENKKTAMISPRVLFPNGDHQYTSRKYPTLSELIIRRISFLNSVFPSIIKEGEYRDSDLSQPFEPDFLHGCFLLFKTEVFIKLKGFDERYFLYMEDVDICKKMDEHGFKKLYFPDVEIVHVLKKRSLKNLKLFTYHTISVFQYFYKWNIKKRKK
- a CDS encoding undecaprenyl-phosphate glucose phosphotransferase, which gives rise to MPLQKKRYSKFIKPISALAHLIIINGILYYFFREKIEFYHLLYINFSWLCISYFTKFYNFHRLLKAPKVITRFFSQIIIFSLAYFAFINVFNTIGVTVYHLKILLIVYILIAFFRTLFLFALKKYRVGGGNYRKVVVIGENENVKKIISFLNERSEYGYRLLGYFSDKNSNQKNYLGQINDAFDYIKSEGIHELYCSTTELSQKQIKKFIDFAENNLIIFKLIPDVTDVFSKEMFLEYFDYTPVLSLRKLPFDKPIIRYIKRIFDIVFALFIIIFVMTWLIPILFIIIKLESKGPLFFKQERDGLDGNVFYCYKFRSMKMNREANIVQVQKEDRRITKVGRFIRKTSIDELPQFFNVLIGDMSVVGPRPHMLIHTKKYSKEIDKYMVRHFVKPGITGLAQARGYRGEIQNKKDMENRIRLDIYYIENWSFFLDLKIIFQTILNLFKLEERAY
- a CDS encoding O-antigen ligase family protein, giving the protein MKKVKNLFLYGLLLFAFFPITPNRLKGLPVILLFAIALFTFITNKKQAFNFKKVIFYASLYILYILSLFFTDNFVDIDKTLTTRLSILIFPILFGLVSTTKIYITPKQIRLFLTTYFVVSIIYCYLILLFFYQLGFLTQNTNINLYYSHLNHEMWGISQHPIYASLFISISVLFGIELLFTLKRKLHKMGILVGIFLLFSMLLFLSRKGVLLALVLASVVYMVYRVKSLKQKKYVLIGLVAVGLMILVAPVTQKRFKEVFIARSYNQIENTNSTSIRFGIYKCAIEKIKEKPIFGHGIGDVRNELANCYAQTSDVLLEKSYHSHNQYLGVWLDCGIIGLIIFFLFLFVNFKLALGQKNILFFSLLSFFSILMLFDNILEQQSGVILFSLIINFFAFINIKNHKNSFNFDELN
- a CDS encoding WcaI family glycosyltransferase, with the protein product MNKTITIIGVNYYPEDTAIGLYTTQLAEYLSENGFEVNIITGFPYYPAWEINKNYLKKSRFIKETINNIKVYRYKQYVPNNPTFFKRVLHLIDFTLGSLINILKIKKTDLVLCIIPFTSTIIPAKLLSKLKRAKLWVHIQDFELDAAIESNLIKKNNLFLKILFKIERFLLNRADAISTISNAMYNKVKRKSKNISTHLLPNWVDIDFIGPEKNQKHKYLSSDKFKILYSGNIGEKQDWDFFLKFAEELKRFNNVELVVVGDGAKKDKLILELHKLNHVKCYDPVSYRELSDLLCSADVHILFQKENSIDTVMPSKILAMMASQKPSIITGNLESEVAEVIQESKGGYYFKSDDLKGVLFTIEKLMYNTALGTELGVNAREYVTTHFSSQKILSDFKVSFDKVIESSN